The following is a genomic window from Leclercia sp. AS011.
CCTCACCGGGATTGCAGGCAACATCTCCATGCAGCAGCAGCGGCCGGTCAACTTCAGGGAGTTTGAGCTGGTTTCCCGTCTGACGAAACGCTAAGGACGTATTGCAGGCGCGGCAGGAGGCTGCGCCGTTATTCACCTGTTTAATAATAAAAGTCCCGGAGAAAAATAATGAATAAGCTCCTGTCAGGTGTCATCGCATCGCTGTTATTTTCCTGTACCTCTGCCTGGGCGCAGCCCGTTGAATTACGCATGTCGTGGTGGGGTGGCAACAGCCGCCACCAGGCCACGCTGAAGGCGCTCGACGCTTTCGAAAAAGCGCATCCGGAGATCAAAGTGAAGGCCGAATACACCGGCTGGGACGGGCACCTTTCGCGCCTGACCACCCAGATGGCGAGCGGCACCGAGCCGGATGTGATGCAGACCAACTGGCCGTGGCTGATCGTCTTTTCCAAAAACGGCGAAGGCTATTACGATCTCGACAAGCTGAAAGCGGAGCTCGATTTAAGCCAGTATCAGGCGCAGGATCTGCAGTCCACCACCATCAAAGGCAAGCTCAACGGCCTGCCGATCTCGGTTAACGCCCCGGTCTTTTACTACAACGACGTCACCTGGCAGAAAGCCGGGCTGGCGTACCCGAAAACCTGGGATGAATTTTTTGCCGCCGGGAAAACCTTCCAGCAAAAACTGGGTAACAACTACTACCCCTACGCGATGGTCGATCAGGACGTCATTCTGCTGCTCAATACGTACATGATGCAGACCCACCACCAGCCGATGTTCAACAGCGACGGCACCTTCGCCTGGAACGACGCCCAGTGGCAGGAGGCATTCAGCTTTGTGAAGCGCCTGAGCGACGATCGCGTTCTTCCGTCACCAAAAACCCTCTCCTCCTACGGCAAAGGCAATCTCTATGAGATGAAGCCGTGGATTAACGGCGAATGGGGCGGCCTGTTTACCTGGAACATCACCATTCGGATGTTTGCCAACAACATGACGCCGCCGGCGAAGCTGGTGCTGGGCGACTACGTGATGCAGCCCGGGACGGAGGAATCGGGGGTCTACTTCAAAACGGCGCAGATGCTGTCGGTGGCGAAATCCACGAAGCATCCAAAAGAGGCGGCGATACTGGTGAACTATCTGCTTAACGATCCGCACTCGGTTGAAGCGCTGGGGCTGGAGCGCGGTATTCCGCTCAACAAGGCGGCGGAGACGCAGCTTACGGAGAAAGGGGTGATTGACCCGCAGGATCCGGTGATCGCCGGGCTGCGTCAGGCGCAGTCCCTGCACACTACCGCCGTTGCCACGCCCTATATCGAAGATTTGCAGGTGATCGACCAGTTCACCTCAGCGCGGGAAAAACTGGAGCAGGGCCAGACGCCCGCGCAGGTCGCGGCAGATTTCCGTCAGAAGGTGGAGCGGATTGTGCGTCGTTTGAATCGTTAGCCTTGCCGGGTGGCGCTGCGCTTACCCGGCCTACAATACCGTAGGCCCGTGCAAGCGCAGCGCCGCCGGGCAAAAATCAGAACATCAACCAGCCCACCAGCGGAGCCACCAGCACCATCACCACGCCGGAGAGCATCATCACCAGGCTGGCGACCACCCCCTCCTGCTGGCCCAGCTCGTAGGAGCGGGCAGTGCCCGCGCCGTGGGAGGCCGCGCCAAACCCGGCCCCTTTCGCCATCCCTTCACGGATCGAGAGCCGCAGAAACAGCATATCCCCCACCGCCATACCGAACACCCCGGTGACCACCACGAACAGCGCCACCAGATCCGGCTGTCCGCCGAGCGGTTTCGCCGCGGCCAGCGCAAAGGGCGTGGTGACGGAGCGCACCGCAAGGCTGCGCTGGATCTCGTCCGACAGGGTAAACAATCGCGCCAGCCAGACCGAGCTGGTAACGGCCACCACCGTGGCGGTGATCACCCCGGCGGAGAGCGACATCCAGTGGCGTTTGATCACCGCGAGGTTGTCGTACACCGGCACCGCAAAGGCGATGGTCGCCGGGCCGAGCAGCCACAGCAGCCAGTGCGCTTCCCCGATATAGTTCTGCCAGGAGATATGGCCCCACACCAGCATCATCACCAGCAGAATCGGGGTGAAGACCAGCGGCATCAGAGGCAGTTTACGAAAGCGGCGATAGAGACGCTTGTTGGCGAAATAGATCACCAGCGTCACCACCAGGCAGAGGACGCTGACCTGAAAGTTAGTCATGTTTCTGCCTGCTGATTTCAAAGCGATAGACTTTATCCACCACCCACGCGGTGGCACCCAGCACCATCAGCGTGCTCAGGGCGATCACCGCAAAAATACGCCAGCCATCCACCATCAGCAGCTGGACGTAATTGACCACCGCCACCACCGCAGGCACAAAGAACAGCAGCATTTCCGCCAGCAGCCAGCGCGAGCCCGCCCGCACCCAGTTCAGGGGAATAACGCGACAGAGGATCAGGCTGAACATCAGCACCATCCCGACCAGATTGGCCGGCAGCGGCAGATGTAGCCAGCTAACTAGGTATTCAGCGAAGACAAAAAGACCCGCATAAAGCAGTACCTGCACCGGTACCTGGAGTCGTTGCACGACGGCAGGCGTAACGCGACCTAACGCCACGGTCATGGGGATTTCCTAAAAATGAGAGAGAGCGCCAGTATAGTGAGCGCCCGTAATTGACTGAAATGAATTAAAATCATCAAAGGTATAGTTTCGAGGAATAGTCATGGACATACGCACGCTGCGTTACTTTGTCGAAGTGGTCCGCCAGCAGAGTTTCACCCGCGCCGCGGAGAAGCTTTTTGTCACCCAACCCACCATCAGCAAAATGCTGAAAAACCTCGAAGATGAACTGAACTGTACCCTGCTGATCCGCGACGGACGCAAGCTGCTGTTAACCGACACCGGTCGGGTGGTGTTTGAGCGCGGGCTGGCGATCCTCGCGGAGTTTCGCCAGCTGGAGGCCGAACTGGGCGATATCAACCACCTGAATAAAGGCTTACTGCGCCTCGGGATCCCGCCAATGGTGGGGATGATGATGGCCGGGCCCATCGGCCTGTTTCGCCAGCGCTACCCCGGCGTGGAGCTGAAAATTTCTGAATTTGGCGGCTTAACCGTTCAGCAGGCGGTGATCAACGGCGAGCTGGATCTGGCGATGACCGCCCTGCCGGTGGAGGAGGACAGCGGCCTGACCGCGCTGCCGCTGTTCAGCCATCCGCTGTGCGTGCTGGTGCCGCGCTCCGGTAGCTGGTTGACGCTTGAGGCCATTAATCCGGAGCTGCTGGCCGAGCATCCGCTACTGATCTACAACGAAGATTTTGCCCTCAGCCGCCAGCTGATGCAGCTCTTCAGCCAGCACGGCGTGAAGCCGCGCATCGTGGTGCGCAGCGGGCAGTGGGACTTTCTGGCGGCGATGGTGCAGGCGGGGGTGGGGATTGCCATATTGCCGCAGCCCATCTGCGAGCGGCTGGATAAAAACACGCTGCGCTGGATCCCGTTGCAGAGCGATCTGCACTGGCAGCTGGGGATGATCTGGCGGGAGGGGGTCTACCTGTCGAACAGCGCTCAGGCGTGGCTGAAATGCTGTGAGGGATTCTGGACTTCGGTGGAATAACGCCGGGTGGCGGCTTCGCCTTACCCGGCCTACGGTCAGCATGCAGGCCCGGTAAGCGTAGCGCCACCGGGCAATAAACGGCTACTGCTTCTCTATTAACAACGCTTCCATCAAATCGAGATCGTGCAGCAGTTTTTGCAGGGTCTCGTTGCTGATCTCCCGAGTGGCGCGCAGGTGGTACAGCTCCGCGCGTTCCGAGCGCAGCGCGGCCAGGCGGAAGCGGCGTTCGAGGTTCTCTTCCATCAGCGAGCTCTCCACGTCGTTGCGGCCATCCGCGCGGCGGCGCAGGTTACCAATCACCCGCGAACTCACCTCTTTCAGCAGCTGGGTATCGATGTTCTCTTCGGTATCGGCGGCCAGACGCTCCTCCATCTTCTGGATGGCAACAATGGCGACCTCCGCCGTTGCCGCCCGGGCAATACGCGCCTCTTTATGCTGCTGAACGTGATCGCCGACTTCCATGTGTTGCAGCAGGATCGGCAGCATCACCACGCCGACAAACAGCGAGAACAGGATCACCCCTGCCGCCAGGAACACCAGCTCATAGCGGGCCGGGAAGACGTCGCCGGTCGGCAGCAGCAGCGGAATGGAGAGCACACCGGCCAGCGTGATAGCCCCACGCACCCCGGCGAAGGTGGAGATCAGCAGTTCACGGGTGGTCCATGAGCCAAACTCCATCGGTTTCTTTTTCAGGAAACGCACGCTGAATTTTTTCATCGTCCACAGCCAGCCGAAACGCACCAGCATCAGCGCGGCGTAAATCAGCACGATATCGGTAAACAGCATCCAGGTTTCAACATTCGGGTCGGCTTCGGCCGCCACCAGCGAGGATTCGAGGATCCCCGGTAGCTGCAGGCCCAACAGCAGGAACACCATGCCGTTAAAGACAAACTCCAGCATCGACCAGGTGCTGTTGGCGCGCAGGCGCATCGCCAGCGGCGCGGTACGCATGACCCCGGCGCGGGTAATGGTCATCCCGGCAGCCACCGCCGCCAGAATGCCAGATACGCCGATGTGTTCTGCAATCAGATAAGAGGCGAACGGCAGCAGGAACAGCAGCACGATTTGCGTGGCGGGCTCATCGCCGCCCCAGCGACTGAGGAAGCGCAGCGAACGACCGTACAGCCAGCTCACCACAAACCCAGCCAAAATGCCGCCAATGGCGACTTTAAAGAATTCAACGGACGCCCCGCCGATGGTGAAGACCATGGTGCCCATCGCCACGGCAACGGCAAACTTCAGCGCCACCAGGCCGGAGGCGTCGTTCATCAGCGCCTCGCCCTGCAGAATGCCCATGATTTTCTTCGGTATGCGCCCTTCACCGACGATCCCCGACAGCGCCACGGCATCGGTTGGCGACAGCACTGCCGCCAGCGCAAAGGCCGGTATCAGCGGGATGCCCGGCACCACCCAGTAGATGAGAAAACCAATCCCCACCACGGTGACCACCACCAGCGCCAGCGCCAGGCCGAAAATTTCGCGCCCGTGTTCGAGAAACTCACGGGTCGGGGTTTTCCAGCCGTCGGCAAACAGCAGGGGAGGAATAAACAGTACCAGAAACAGTTCGGGATCAAACTCGACATGCAATCCGAACGTCGGCCACGCCAGCAGAGCACCGATGGCGATCTGCATCAGCGGCAGCGGTAACTGGAAGGGCAGTACGCGGGTGACTACCCCGGAGAGAGAGACCAAAAGGGTCATGATGAGTATTGTGAAGAAGATTTCCATGCGTTCCCTGTTTGCGAGATTTCTGTACGTTTACATCACTGGCATCTTGCCACAGTGTATCTCCCCCAGAGTAACGCATAAGGCAACAAGATGTGTTCCGAAAATAAAAACGGGCGGCCTGAGCCACCCGTTGTTTTGTGCAGTTGCCAGCTTAGATAGCCCAGCCGCCCGCGTAGAATGCCACCAGCGCCACGGCAATCACTACCGTACCGATGTTCAGCTTACGCCATTCACCGGAGACGATACGGCCAATCACCAGCGACGCGAAACCGATCATGATGCCGGTTACGATGTTACAGGTCAGCACGATGAACACCGCGGTGATCAGACCGGCCATCGCATCAACGAAGTCGGCAAAATCAATTTTCGCCACGTTGCTCAGCATCAGCAGGCCAACGTACATCAGCGCCGGTGCAGTGGCGTATGCCGGCACCAGATACGACAGCGGAGCAAGGAACAGGATCAGCAGGAACAGCACGCCGATGGTGATCGCCGTCAGACCGGTTTTACCGCCTGCCGCCGTACCCGCCGCAGATTCGATATACACGGCTGCCGGGGCAGCACCCACCAGGCCGGAGAAGACGCTGCTCAGGGAGTCGGTGGTCAGCGCTTTGCCGCCATCGATAATCTGACCGTCTTTATCCAGCAGATTCGCCTGGCCCGCTACCGCACGGATGGTGCCGGTGGCGTCGAAGACCGCGGTCATCACCAGAGCCAGCACGCTTGGCAGTACCACCGGGTTCAGCGCGCCCATGATATCCAGGCTACCGATCAGCGAGTTGCCGTTTTCATCGCTCAGGGATGGCATGGCGAACACGCCGGAGAAGTGCACCGCAGGATCGAAAATCAGACCCACAACAGAAACGCCGATGATGGTCAGCAGGATGCCGCCCGGCACTTTCAGTTTTTCCAGACCAATGATCACCGCCAGGCCAATCAGCGACATGATCACCGGGAAGCTGGCGAAATTACCCAGCGCAACCGGCAGACCGTCCAGCGGGTTCTTGATCACCAGACCAACGCCGTTGGCGGCAATCAGCAGCAGGAACAGACCGATACCGATCCCGGTGCCGTGCGCAACGCCCTGCGGCAGGTTGCGAAGGATCCAGCTACGGATACCTGTAGCGGAGATGATGGTAAACAGCACACCCATCAGGAACACGGCACCCAGCGCAACCGGCACGCTGATCTGCTGACCCAGCACCAGGCTGAACGCGGTGAAGGCGGTCAGCGAGATGGCGCAGCCGATCGCCAGCGGCAGGTTGGCCCACAGACCCATCACGATGGAGCCCACACCGGCCACCAGACAGGTGGCAACAAAGACCGCCGCCGGTGGGAAACCGGCTTTGCCCAGCATGCCCGGGACCACGATCACCGAGTAGACCATCGCCAGGAAGGTCGTCAGACCGGCAACGATCTCCTGACGCACGGTGCTGCCGCGGGCAGAAATTTTGAACATGGCGTCGAGTGAACCGCCGGTACGCGCAGATGGCGTAGACATAGAAAACATCCCCTGAAAAATTATTATCGTCGTCGGTCAGCGTGATGGACACTCCACGACCAGCGAAACGTCTTATCCCTGTGCTGCGTTTATGACAAAGAGGGGCGTCATAAAAAAAGCAAACGTTTAGCTTCACGCTGACAAAACGGGTGTTGAATTAAAGGCAAACGATTATCCGGCTTAAACATGGGCGTTTTCAACTTAACTTTGCCGTTTTTCG
Proteins encoded in this region:
- the ghxP gene encoding guanine/hypoxanthine transporter GhxP; translation: MSTPSARTGGSLDAMFKISARGSTVRQEIVAGLTTFLAMVYSVIVVPGMLGKAGFPPAAVFVATCLVAGVGSIVMGLWANLPLAIGCAISLTAFTAFSLVLGQQISVPVALGAVFLMGVLFTIISATGIRSWILRNLPQGVAHGTGIGIGLFLLLIAANGVGLVIKNPLDGLPVALGNFASFPVIMSLIGLAVIIGLEKLKVPGGILLTIIGVSVVGLIFDPAVHFSGVFAMPSLSDENGNSLIGSLDIMGALNPVVLPSVLALVMTAVFDATGTIRAVAGQANLLDKDGQIIDGGKALTTDSLSSVFSGLVGAAPAAVYIESAAGTAAGGKTGLTAITIGVLFLLILFLAPLSYLVPAYATAPALMYVGLLMLSNVAKIDFADFVDAMAGLITAVFIVLTCNIVTGIMIGFASLVIGRIVSGEWRKLNIGTVVIAVALVAFYAGGWAI
- a CDS encoding Na+/H+ antiporter, whose translation is MEIFFTILIMTLLVSLSGVVTRVLPFQLPLPLMQIAIGALLAWPTFGLHVEFDPELFLVLFIPPLLFADGWKTPTREFLEHGREIFGLALALVVVTVVGIGFLIYWVVPGIPLIPAFALAAVLSPTDAVALSGIVGEGRIPKKIMGILQGEALMNDASGLVALKFAVAVAMGTMVFTIGGASVEFFKVAIGGILAGFVVSWLYGRSLRFLSRWGGDEPATQIVLLFLLPFASYLIAEHIGVSGILAAVAAGMTITRAGVMRTAPLAMRLRANSTWSMLEFVFNGMVFLLLGLQLPGILESSLVAAEADPNVETWMLFTDIVLIYAALMLVRFGWLWTMKKFSVRFLKKKPMEFGSWTTRELLISTFAGVRGAITLAGVLSIPLLLPTGDVFPARYELVFLAAGVILFSLFVGVVMLPILLQHMEVGDHVQQHKEARIARAATAEVAIVAIQKMEERLAADTEENIDTQLLKEVSSRVIGNLRRRADGRNDVESSLMEENLERRFRLAALRSERAELYHLRATREISNETLQKLLHDLDLMEALLIEKQ
- a CDS encoding CidA/LrgA family protein, producing MTVALGRVTPAVVQRLQVPVQVLLYAGLFVFAEYLVSWLHLPLPANLVGMVLMFSLILCRVIPLNWVRAGSRWLLAEMLLFFVPAVVAVVNYVQLLMVDGWRIFAVIALSTLMVLGATAWVVDKVYRFEISRQKHD
- a CDS encoding LysR family transcriptional regulator; the protein is MDIRTLRYFVEVVRQQSFTRAAEKLFVTQPTISKMLKNLEDELNCTLLIRDGRKLLLTDTGRVVFERGLAILAEFRQLEAELGDINHLNKGLLRLGIPPMVGMMMAGPIGLFRQRYPGVELKISEFGGLTVQQAVINGELDLAMTALPVEEDSGLTALPLFSHPLCVLVPRSGSWLTLEAINPELLAEHPLLIYNEDFALSRQLMQLFSQHGVKPRIVVRSGQWDFLAAMVQAGVGIAILPQPICERLDKNTLRWIPLQSDLHWQLGMIWREGVYLSNSAQAWLKCCEGFWTSVE
- a CDS encoding LrgB family protein; protein product: MTNFQVSVLCLVVTLVIYFANKRLYRRFRKLPLMPLVFTPILLVMMLVWGHISWQNYIGEAHWLLWLLGPATIAFAVPVYDNLAVIKRHWMSLSAGVITATVVAVTSSVWLARLFTLSDEIQRSLAVRSVTTPFALAAAKPLGGQPDLVALFVVVTGVFGMAVGDMLFLRLSIREGMAKGAGFGAASHGAGTARSYELGQQEGVVASLVMMLSGVVMVLVAPLVGWLMF
- a CDS encoding ABC transporter substrate-binding protein, whose product is MMNKLLSGVIASLLFSCTSAWAQPVELRMSWWGGNSRHQATLKALDAFEKAHPEIKVKAEYTGWDGHLSRLTTQMASGTEPDVMQTNWPWLIVFSKNGEGYYDLDKLKAELDLSQYQAQDLQSTTIKGKLNGLPISVNAPVFYYNDVTWQKAGLAYPKTWDEFFAAGKTFQQKLGNNYYPYAMVDQDVILLLNTYMMQTHHQPMFNSDGTFAWNDAQWQEAFSFVKRLSDDRVLPSPKTLSSYGKGNLYEMKPWINGEWGGLFTWNITIRMFANNMTPPAKLVLGDYVMQPGTEESGVYFKTAQMLSVAKSTKHPKEAAILVNYLLNDPHSVEALGLERGIPLNKAAETQLTEKGVIDPQDPVIAGLRQAQSLHTTAVATPYIEDLQVIDQFTSAREKLEQGQTPAQVAADFRQKVERIVRRLNR